The nucleotide sequence GGATCGTATAGAACCTTCAAAAACAAAAAGCCTGCATTTCGGATGTAGGAACACGGCCATGGCATCTAGGTAAGCGTCGTTGATGATGAAATCTTTTATCATGCTCCCTCACCTGCTTCTTTTTCTGGATTATTGGTTATGCTTTCATCCTCATCGTTAAATCCAGGGACTATGCGACTTTTAAGCGCCTCAAGCGTGATCTGATGCATGTCAGCTTGCTTTTCTTCAGCATCGTTCTTTTCGACGATATAGCGATCATCGTTTTTCCATCTGTTGGGTTTGCGGTTCTTGAGCCAGAATATTTGAGCTGTCGTATCGGGCGGATAATAGATTTCTTCGTCGACGTATTCGATTTCATCCCAGTCCTCGCCGCGTCTCAGTCGAACCGGTTTCCGAATCGTTTCTTTAAACCCGAGCGCCTTTTTCAGCAAAGCTTGCTCGACTTTGTAGTCAACGACCTCTTTCCCATTTTTGAGGGCGTCGGCAAAGTCGGGGAACCTTTTCTTCCAGTCATAGATTGTTGTCCGCTGGATTCCGATTTTCCCTGCAATTTCTTCGTCGGTTAGGCCATCTCTTGCCCATCCGTTGACAAGCGCCAATCCTTCTTCGGAAATCCAATAGACATATTTATCCCTGGTTCCCTTACGCTTTTTTGAAGTTTTAGGTATTGGCGCCTTGTTCTTTGTTTCCTGTTTTTTTTTATCCGGATTTGCCACTTGTATCACCTTATAAGAGTAATTACTTAATAAATATAGACTTAATATATATATAGACTTAATAGATAATAAGAGTAATAATCTAATTAAAAAGCACTCAGTATATATCTCTTATATATACTAAGTGCTTTCACTTAAGAATTGGGGATGTATTGGTGTATAAATCACTCTTAAAAATAAGAGAGTGATTTCAGGCAAACACTCAGCATTAGGCGGAGGTTATAGGAGGTTATACTGAGTGTTTGAAATATATTGTGGAAGGGGCGCAAACGCATTGAAGCATACGCTTGCAGTTTACACTATATCAAAGTGAAGTGTTAGATTTCAACCCCGAATTGTTAGGTTTTCCCATTTTTTCTATGATTTTTGTGTTGATATAGCGAATATAACTGTAATTATAGCGTACTTTTTCTCCATATGCATTGAAGCGTCTGAGCCTCTTATGAATCTTTTTGAGCGATTCGTTTTTTATGTGCCGATGATAGAAGACTCTTAATTCGAGGTTCCTCGGATTCAATTCAAGACACTCACGAACAATGCTTTCGATCTCGCCTTTGTTCCTCTTCTTATCGTTAAGTTGATTCTTCAGCTGCTTGATTTCGGCGACCAAATCCTCGAGCTCTTTAAAGAGTTCGTGAACATTTTCAACGTATCCATTTGATCTGATGACCCTGTCATACTGCTGGGCTTGCACGTCCTTTGGACCTTTGATGAGCTCGTCCAGCCTTTTCTCCTTTTGCTCTATTAATTTACTAATACT is from Clostridia bacterium and encodes:
- a CDS encoding helix-turn-helix domain-containing protein; translated protein: MANPDKKKQETKNKAPIPKTSKKRKGTRDKYVYWISEEGLALVNGWARDGLTDEEIAGKIGIQRTTIYDWKKRFPDFADALKNGKEVVDYKVEQALLKKALGFKETIRKPVRLRRGEDWDEIEYVDEEIYYPPDTTAQIFWLKNRKPNRWKNDDRYIVEKNDAEEKQADMHQITLEALKSRIVPGFNDEDESITNNPEKEAGEGA